One Desulfobulbus oligotrophicus DNA segment encodes these proteins:
- a CDS encoding phage BR0599 family protein encodes MSYTAREQSAYDGHPLELYRFALGGEQWLYTSADHEVAYGADLYQPAFIKRGGFTRGGDTRKSTIEIEVAAGNPVALLFRTGWLAATMVVTIFRHHHEDSEFSVLWKGRVTGCRWSGSMATLTSDSVFTLFRRAGLRRVYQIGCPHALYGPGCGLNANAWRVQSTISAVAGNQVTVAGAGAYPGGWFAGGMLLAGAEYRLITAHSGNIVILVDAVDSAVAGGPVSLWPGCDRAMATCNNRFGNLDNYGGLPFLPAKNPFSGDALV; translated from the coding sequence ATGAGTTACACCGCCCGCGAGCAATCGGCCTACGACGGCCATCCCCTGGAACTGTACCGCTTCGCCCTGGGCGGAGAGCAATGGCTCTACACCAGCGCCGATCATGAGGTTGCCTACGGGGCCGACCTTTATCAACCGGCATTCATCAAGCGGGGCGGCTTCACCAGGGGCGGCGACACCCGCAAGTCGACCATCGAGATCGAGGTGGCCGCCGGAAACCCGGTGGCCCTGCTGTTCCGCACCGGTTGGCTGGCCGCGACCATGGTGGTTACCATCTTCCGCCACCACCACGAGGATTCGGAGTTTTCCGTGCTGTGGAAAGGCCGGGTCACCGGCTGCCGGTGGTCCGGATCAATGGCCACCCTGACCAGCGATAGCGTGTTCACCCTGTTTCGCCGAGCCGGGCTGCGACGGGTCTATCAGATCGGCTGTCCGCATGCCCTGTACGGGCCGGGCTGCGGCCTTAACGCCAATGCCTGGCGGGTGCAGTCGACCATCTCGGCGGTGGCAGGCAACCAGGTAACCGTGGCCGGCGCCGGGGCCTATCCCGGCGGCTGGTTTGCCGGCGGCATGCTCCTGGCCGGGGCCGAGTACCGGCTGATCACCGCCCACAGCGGCAATATCGTCATCCTGGTCGATGCCGTCGACAGTGCCGTGGCCGGTGGACCGGTGAGTTTATGGCCTGGGTGCGACCGGGCCATGGCCACCTGCAACAACCGGTTCGGCAATCTCGACAACTACGGCGGACTGCCGTTCCTGCCCGCCAAGAATCCGTTTTCCGGCGACGCCCTGGTCTGA